The Oncorhynchus masou masou isolate Uvic2021 chromosome 2, UVic_Omas_1.1, whole genome shotgun sequence genomic sequence TGTATTTGGGGATCAGGGGATCAAGACATGATACTTATGTTTTCCTAGCTGCATTTCAGGGCTCATCACATAGATGCTGAGTGCAACTGCTGAGGCTACTTATTTCTACTTGGTGAAGCTGAACCCTGTTGCTCACCATTACACATTTCAGGTGAAGTGTATCATGATATAGCGAAATCTATGATATTGATATTGCAATATCTATTGCTATTGACATCACTTTGAGCCCTAAAGTTCATATTTTCAAATTAAGAGTGACAAAAACTGAAAACCTAGGAAAGCCATATACCTGGGTTACAATTCCTCTGTGTTACAATTCCCCTGTGTTACAATTCCTCTGTGTTACATTTGTATGTCTGTGCATATTTTACAGTATGCCTGTAATTCTGCATTCTGTAATAATGAGTGGTTATGTTCAAAAGCCTAACTGTATACTAATTGTATGCATATTATCTATCTACGTTAGATTATACATAGCCTACTCATCTAACCTCCGGTCTCCATAGAGTTGCATAGTATGTTGAATCGAATCCTCATTCAAACTGTCATGTTCCATTAACAGCAGGGGCATCCATCCTCTCCCCTTTGGCCTCTCTCCCCATGCTTCTCTTGTGATGTCATAAGGATAGCCTGGCACCAGCTTTGTTCCAGAGCATGTCTCTATTTTCACAATGATTTCATCAGTGACCCTCAATGATTAACAATTATACTGAAATGGACGTGGCAGATAACAATATTATAATTGCAATTTGTGATGAACTGACCTACCATCCTCATGGACCAGCTGTTCAAGCCTATACGGTACCTGCAGGCCTCCTTACATCCCCTGCCCCGCGAATAACAGGATTCCCTGCTATATCATTACACTCAATAAATTGGCCTGGTGGATCAGTGGTCAATTAAACCAACATCTATTGGTTGTAAGTGAGAAGGGGAGGACacggtgtgtgttgtgttggcgagagggagggagcttagtgatgagcagaGGCAAATAAATGCACAACCTCTATTGGCTTAGAATTGTTGTTGCACCCTCAAAGTTCACATCACTGTGTCACCTGCAATACTCTCAGCTTCTTCTATGTATCCTATGTTTTTCTCAGCTTCTTCTATGTCTATCCTATGAAAAACATGTACTATGTACGGCTGACCCACTGTCCAAATGTCCCAGTTACTAGTTGTAAAGGGCTGACCCAGTTGAGAGCTGAGAAAATGTCAACCCCAGATCATTTGAGTATACATTTCAGGATTTGAACATTTCTTTCCAACCTTCCCAGTCGTATCATACTGATTACAGAAAGAGATTCAGTCTCTAGTTGCGTAATCACTTTATTTTTGCAACACTTTTGAAATACATTGTATACTAAGTTTCAGTACCATGTTCTTGTCTATTATCAGAACATTTGGGCAAAATCATTTTTGAGAATATGACATTTTTTTAACCAAAAGCAGTAATTAATTGCAGTGTAGTTGTTTGGATTGTTGTCCTTTCAGTTTGGCTAGTAACCACCTTTTTTTAGGTTCAGTAGTTCTTGGGGAGTCCTTGGGGTCTGAATCGGTTGGGGTCCCCTCCATTACGTCCCCAGCGGTTAGCCTCCTGGTCAGCTGCTGAGTCCTCATGTCCTCGACCACTGGAACCCTGAACCATCTCCCGGCCATCACTGAGAGAGGAGAAATATTACATAAGTCACACATCAACCACAGTGAACCAATAATGGTCAAATTGTCTTTCTGAccagacatttttatttatttatttttttacaaaatgtGGCATAAAGAACTAAATGGAGAAAGTTTTGATCAGATAATTTGATGAGCAACTGAACCACATTATAAGCGTCTCTCAGATATTTGAGAATCACCCACCTGATGACTGTTGCTGCCCACCTGCCCCCTGGTCCTCTCCTGGCAGCATCATAGTTGCCCCGAGCGTGGAAGTACTTGTCTGAGTTTTTCCAGTTGGCGTCCTTCATGTCGCCATATGCACGCCACATGTCTCTAGCACCTGCAGGGTCAGGTGGACACGGATGTTGAGTTTGACACTTACAAGGAACTTTACAACATTTCAAACTACTAGCCTCAAGAAACAACAATGACTTTAAAGGAGTCCTCGAATACAGTACATTGTTTCTCTTGAATGATTAGTTACTCTTGAATGATTTGTTATTCTTGAATGATTTGTTACTCTTGATTTGTGTATCTATTTCTGTCAACAATGAAGAAATAATGATTAAAGTGTATAAACGGACCTCGAGCAGCTTCACCAGGGAAGTGGTACCACTGAGCTTGAGCCCCCACAATAAGGGTCAGAACAAGTCCAGCTAGAAGCAGCTTCATACTTGCAGATGTGACAGACTAAAagaaacatggagagagagaacgtaGGC encodes the following:
- the LOC135558081 gene encoding serum amyloid A-5 protein-like — encoded protein: MKLLLAGLVLTLIVGAQAQWYHFPGEAARGARDMWRAYGDMKDANWKNSDKYFHARGNYDAARRGPGGRWAATVISDGREMVQGSSGRGHEDSAADQEANRWGRNGGDPNRFRPQGLPKNY